TGCTGACCCATTCACAGCTCCTCCGACGAATCAGCAAGAGCGTCCCGGCGAACCGCAGCAAATATGAGTCAGAGCCAGTTCTCAGTGAAAATTTCTGGCCTTCCTGGGTCACATCTCAGCGGAAATCAACAGCCGATCGTCAGGCCGGTGAAAAAGGGCAGCGCGAGTTTTCCAGAAGATATTAACGCAACGCCCGCGAGAACTTGAATCAGATAGACTATCGAGGGGCGCCGATTTTGGCGAATGGCCCTCCTGTCGAATACCGCCTTTCGAATGAATGCAAGAAGCTCTTGGGGTATTATTGGCGGCACCGGCTTTGCGGCGATTCGCCGGGGCCTAGCTTTTTCTTGAAGGGATCGCCGTGGACCCGCCTGTCGGGGTTTGTTCACGCCGCGACTGGAGGCAATACGTGGCCCAAGCGTTTACGGATTTTGACACTGGCCTGCTGCTGACCCTGGACGCCCTCCTGAAGGACCGGAATGTTACGCACGCCGCAGCGCGGCTCAACATAACTCAGTCGGCTCTTTCAGCCAGGCTGACGCGCCTTCGTCAGCTCCTCAACGATCCGTTGTTCATTCCTGCCGCATCGGGGCGCGGAATGATACCGACACCTCATGCCAGCGCGCTTCAACCCGAATTGGCGAAGCTCATCGATCGATTAAGCAATTTCATCAAGACGGCACATGTGTTCGATCCGCAAAACAGCGAGCGCGTGTTCAGAATCGCGGCGACCGACAATCCAGCCGCGATCCTCGCGCCCGATTTGATCCCGATGATCAAAGCGCAAGCCCCTCAGATAAAGATTGCCTTCACGTTGCCGGACAAGGCAAGGATTGCGACGCACCTCGAACAGGGGGATATTGATCTTTTTGTCGGTACGATGGAGGACGGCTCGAATGAACTGATCGCCACAACCCTGTTCGAAGACGAGTTTGTGACGGCCCAGCGGATCGGCCACCCGCGCGGTAAACAGCCAATAACCCTCGACGAGTTCTGCTCCCTAGCAGGCTGCTGAAAAACGCCTTGCCTTTGCGATTTTCGGGGTTGGGGCGTGATTTTCGCGGGCGTCGGGCGCCCCCGCGCCGTGCGGTTGAGGCGCCGCGCAGCGG
This genomic window from Methylocella tundrae contains:
- a CDS encoding LysR family transcriptional regulator — encoded protein: MAQAFTDFDTGLLLTLDALLKDRNVTHAAARLNITQSALSARLTRLRQLLNDPLFIPAASGRGMIPTPHASALQPELAKLIDRLSNFIKTAHVFDPQNSERVFRIAATDNPAAILAPDLIPMIKAQAPQIKIAFTLPDKARIATHLEQGDIDLFVGTMEDGSNELIATTLFEDEFVTAQRIGHPRGKQPITLDEFCSLAGC